Proteins found in one Fulvitalea axinellae genomic segment:
- a CDS encoding arylsulfatase gives MRKTYRNLLGLALATLTASSCQPAKSTSDTSPSEKPNIIFIYADDLGVGDISALNPLSQKVITPAMDRMVKEGLYFADAHSSAAVCTPSRYSLLTGRYNWRTSKKRGVLGGYSFPMLEKGRKTVASLLHDNGYETAMIGKWHLGAKWGVKDEYETEIQARNMKVGDRFGKNEVDFSKPVSGGPEEHGFGYAYWHVGSLDMAPYCFIENKYVADQEFEHFEGQEGMFARPGIKSKSFEFKEIIPDLSRRAVSYIEEKSGNKKPFFLYLPLTAPHTPYVPTDNMRGKSQAGIYGDFVLNVDELVQNVLAKLKEKGIDDNTMVILSSDNGAQKHRGKNKPNIIELKGHYTNAGLYGEKRDIYEGGHRIPFIVRWPGKIKKSRVYPHMIGQLDLMATCAEMLQVKLPKDMGEDSFSFWPAITNENFDKPVREYLVNHSARGQFALRHGDWKYIDGQGSGGWTQNNTPDQQLYNLKKDLYEQEELSAQHPEKIQEMKSKLEQIKTQGYSRTI, from the coding sequence ATGAGAAAAACATACCGAAACCTTTTGGGATTGGCGCTAGCCACCTTAACAGCCAGCTCATGCCAACCAGCCAAAAGCACAAGCGACACCTCCCCAAGCGAAAAGCCGAACATCATTTTTATCTATGCCGACGACTTGGGTGTAGGTGATATATCAGCACTGAACCCGCTAAGCCAAAAAGTAATAACTCCTGCCATGGATCGCATGGTAAAGGAAGGCCTATATTTCGCCGACGCGCATTCATCCGCAGCGGTTTGTACGCCCTCGCGTTATAGCTTGCTTACTGGGCGGTATAATTGGCGAACATCAAAAAAACGGGGCGTATTAGGCGGTTATTCGTTCCCTATGCTTGAAAAAGGAAGAAAAACCGTAGCCTCCCTCCTGCACGATAACGGCTACGAAACCGCAATGATAGGCAAATGGCACCTCGGCGCAAAATGGGGGGTAAAAGACGAATACGAAACCGAAATACAGGCCCGAAATATGAAAGTCGGAGACAGGTTTGGCAAGAATGAGGTGGATTTCTCAAAACCCGTAAGCGGCGGGCCGGAAGAACACGGATTCGGTTACGCTTACTGGCATGTCGGCTCTCTTGATATGGCTCCATATTGTTTTATCGAAAACAAATATGTGGCAGACCAAGAGTTTGAACATTTCGAAGGACAAGAAGGAATGTTTGCCCGGCCCGGGATTAAATCGAAATCTTTTGAATTCAAGGAAATCATTCCCGATTTAAGTCGAAGGGCCGTAAGCTATATCGAAGAAAAATCCGGAAATAAGAAACCGTTTTTTCTTTACCTCCCGCTTACCGCTCCGCACACGCCGTATGTGCCTACCGATAATATGCGCGGAAAATCACAAGCCGGTATTTACGGCGATTTCGTATTGAACGTTGACGAATTGGTACAGAACGTTTTGGCTAAGCTAAAAGAAAAAGGAATCGATGACAATACGATGGTAATCCTTTCCAGCGACAATGGCGCACAAAAACACCGTGGCAAAAACAAACCGAATATTATCGAATTAAAGGGGCACTATACCAACGCCGGCCTTTATGGTGAAAAAAGGGATATTTACGAAGGCGGACACCGTATTCCGTTTATAGTCCGCTGGCCTGGAAAAATTAAAAAATCAAGAGTCTATCCCCACATGATCGGCCAATTGGACTTAATGGCTACTTGCGCTGAGATGCTCCAAGTAAAATTACCGAAAGACATGGGCGAAGACAGTTTCAGTTTCTGGCCCGCAATCACCAACGAAAACTTCGACAAACCTGTCAGGGAATATCTTGTCAACCATTCCGCCCGCGGGCAATTCGCCCTGCGCCACGGCGATTGGAAGTACATCGACGGTCAAGGCTCTGGTGGCTGGACACAAAACAACACTCCCGACCAACAGCTCTATAACCTAAAAAAAGACCTATACGAGCAAGAGGAACTTAGTGCCCAACATCCGGAAAAAATCCAGGAAATGAAATCGAAACTGGAACAGATTAAAACCCAAGGATATTCGCGGACTATTTAA
- a CDS encoding IS5 family transposase — translation MIKTSSSQLSIEGFLDPEIGRLNPENRWVKLANSIPWAELGLVYESKMSTGKGSPCKPARLVIGALIVKHKLNVSDAEAIEQIKENPYLQYFVGLGSFTTEKAFDPSLFTTVRKRLGYGDFNRMSSLLQHEGIRIAEGDRDEGSKDGHSGDAEDDKRVVSCDATVAPQEIPYPTDLGLLATARVQSEKIIDLLWPVARDSGLSKKPRTYRDKAHREYVGATRKKRKGAEFWRVCARRQLNYLERNLRHIDSLIEANKGVIRLKSRFLKILMVLHEIARQQSLMLETGANRVDGRIVNVFQPHVRPIVRGKNGSDTEFGAKLSVSLHEGYSYLDKAQWDAYYEGDAEVIRGHIDSFGERNPEMKLGKFVGDKIYGNRNARQTMSGAGVEFVGSPLGRPPSSPEKIRERKENRTLHQRHRSRAEGKFGEVKRGHGLDKIQARRADTSLSWIACIFFVANLKRFQSEIFFDLVFLSWKYGIWLQDGEKKQEKTVWQNILAG, via the coding sequence ATGATCAAGACAAGTTCCTCGCAATTGAGTATAGAAGGTTTTTTGGACCCGGAAATAGGGCGCCTTAACCCGGAAAACAGATGGGTGAAGTTGGCCAACTCCATCCCCTGGGCGGAATTGGGTTTGGTCTACGAATCGAAAATGTCGACGGGCAAGGGCAGTCCGTGCAAACCGGCCCGGCTGGTCATCGGCGCGCTGATCGTGAAGCATAAGCTGAACGTTTCGGACGCCGAGGCGATAGAACAAATCAAAGAAAATCCGTATCTCCAGTATTTCGTGGGACTCGGCTCGTTCACCACGGAAAAGGCCTTTGACCCTTCGCTGTTCACGACGGTCCGCAAGCGGCTCGGGTACGGGGATTTTAACAGGATGAGTTCGCTTTTGCAACACGAGGGGATCCGTATTGCGGAGGGCGATCGGGATGAAGGGTCCAAAGACGGGCATTCCGGGGACGCCGAAGATGACAAGCGGGTTGTCTCCTGCGACGCGACGGTGGCGCCGCAAGAGATTCCATACCCCACGGACCTTGGGCTGTTGGCTACGGCGAGGGTGCAGTCGGAGAAAATCATCGACCTCCTTTGGCCCGTCGCCAGGGATTCCGGTTTATCCAAAAAGCCCCGGACTTACCGGGATAAAGCCCATAGGGAATATGTCGGGGCGACGAGAAAAAAGAGGAAAGGAGCCGAATTCTGGCGCGTGTGCGCACGCCGACAGCTGAATTATCTGGAACGGAACCTACGGCATATCGACAGCCTCATAGAGGCCAACAAGGGCGTTATACGCCTAAAAAGCAGGTTTTTGAAGATTCTGATGGTGCTTCACGAAATCGCCAGGCAACAGTCGCTCATGCTGGAGACCGGTGCCAACAGGGTGGACGGCCGCATCGTGAACGTCTTCCAGCCCCATGTCCGGCCGATAGTCCGGGGCAAAAACGGAAGCGACACCGAGTTCGGCGCCAAATTGTCCGTAAGCCTTCACGAAGGCTATTCCTATCTGGACAAGGCGCAATGGGACGCTTACTACGAGGGTGACGCGGAAGTGATCCGCGGGCACATCGACAGTTTCGGGGAGAGAAACCCGGAAATGAAGCTCGGCAAATTCGTCGGGGACAAGATTTACGGAAACAGGAACGCCCGGCAGACCATGTCCGGCGCGGGTGTGGAATTCGTGGGCTCCCCGTTGGGAAGGCCTCCCTCAAGTCCCGAAAAAATCAGGGAACGCAAGGAAAACCGGACGCTTCACCAACGGCACCGGAGCAGGGCGGAAGGAAAATTCGGGGAAGTGAAACGGGGACACGGATTGGACAAAATACAGGCAAGGAGAGCGGACACTTCGCTTTCATGGATCGCCTGCATTTTCTTCGTGGCCAACTTGAAAAGATTTCAGAGCGAAATCTTTTTTGACCTTGTTTTCTTGAGCTGGAAATACGGGATATGGCTTCAAGACGGCGAAAAGAAACAGGAAAAGACTGTCTGGCAAAATATCCTAGCTGGGTAG
- a CDS encoding T9SS type A sorting domain-containing protein has protein sequence MRIPLLIVAISACLFPFGKLKAQSTVPKLRHNPVRIYRHLYNPEDYPEYNKRALAFPTRQSMGNRLQFAINGIPFKKLGDKSYGYSAYGGKTYRIEETGLANADPDYRWYKVFQDSTFNLRVAGFKPLRTPGDKNSHGLADREGGFSERLQTLYDWLGPNMLGFQFGESDASFFNLGQNYVFPLSRKKENQAEAFRDYFEYYGTQANNYILAHINKGGIHHLMKEGIVTLAEAQVFYRGETAQPIHYAFIRGAAKQYGVLTSMGHSATTGTSYVKDEAPFSFFRRLIYLNYLYNGVDQTQEFATQQRNWKETDALVPRGQMVKDMANYIKENPNPGTMVTPVALFMDFNNGYFGPEKKSQEFQSWVNLPYSQGDFLTDNIFSMLYPGFERVGVYKNFRYDLTETPYGEMSDVILSDVRPEILDRYHLAVVTSEIEKDFGYVKKKLTDFASKGGEVVITAGNAKKLWPEWRIGSTENVPANAQIDVLEGESITEPRAFELYSIPAIPQGAETAMSWQNKPVCFELPIGEGFITVLMSPYGLNKDELGFSWDVNPDERNPLPLQRPYRLLEHAKTVYDAKLKKSMPFSVGEGLHHVVNAISETEYHVTVFNNTLEGKPFEIKSNIGEITSVEEVNMGERDIMHETEYYPATASTYNIGTSDSENIQGHDVRMFKVTVAPGQTSIPSEIVLEDKGSNRFLAMADFHSLRSKNKQWPAFGNEFEGAKFSGTQMLATSPEAVSKDAAYFNTRKFSFVFDLRDLTAEQIPGVLSKINVLDSAHVLMTEAPQNVNELLTNEKIKTYTGQAVSTFVFVKKRSDIPQDTEGKKIVLNQVYETWDDAYANSQKVNGEGTGEITDGITTQTLDIEGHTIAKNANRYLSLRKQPDLKTGVASAPSFFEYFGGVMVEAEYLHGISDEKALADKAWADSKGIGMVVDFTRDVDGFSKIVFEKAWQKIYEKGMAYAETVMDRMQATGLTKAVITMRALGKVGLEEGFTEIAQMAKDRNITLYIRNGQEINGASLRNKVQQLVDASLTNLEVAPSVETADGDSNFDNAKMIFLCKTKNSIFYPLSHLDNPINIAPYENSGAMLILDAEYINEKEFFEDLTELDWNNGPVIRLEENGDLFTLHCDATDEESYAWTKNGEKITSETSPSLSGNKRNDFGTYACEVVSNGKTLVSNEIIIEKPTPFIDNLSVSKISEDGFITVSNMTVDYDYIIRDGNNNETLSGTINAQSNKIDVNTLDPGNYSLILTNSQDGVYEHAFSIAEPTPVVDNIELSEIKSGGFVVVFNMSGPYDYTLSDSEENIVQSGTLDPENRRIYVDELDPGTYALSMTNESGGSFSTAITIPDPTVLPVPDPDQITDVLRVTPNPSDKGYVAVIGMTSEYQWVVYDLNGVARLQGTTSNSNRRIYVNTIPAGTYILQLTHSQGGTFSQQIILTH, from the coding sequence ATGAGAATACCTTTACTAATTGTGGCTATTTCAGCGTGCCTATTCCCCTTCGGGAAGCTGAAAGCCCAAAGCACTGTTCCGAAACTAAGGCATAATCCGGTCAGGATTTATCGTCATCTTTATAATCCGGAAGATTATCCGGAGTATAATAAAAGGGCGCTGGCCTTTCCTACCCGCCAAAGTATGGGCAATCGCCTGCAATTCGCCATCAACGGAATCCCTTTTAAAAAACTCGGCGACAAAAGCTACGGATACTCGGCCTACGGCGGAAAAACGTACCGAATTGAAGAAACCGGACTGGCCAATGCCGATCCGGATTACCGTTGGTACAAAGTGTTCCAAGACAGTACGTTTAATTTGCGTGTGGCCGGATTCAAACCCCTGAGAACTCCTGGCGACAAAAACTCCCACGGCTTAGCCGACCGTGAAGGCGGATTTTCGGAACGCCTCCAAACGCTTTACGATTGGCTCGGACCGAATATGTTGGGATTCCAATTCGGCGAAAGCGACGCTTCTTTTTTCAATCTCGGACAGAATTACGTTTTTCCGCTTTCGAGAAAAAAGGAAAACCAAGCGGAGGCATTCCGTGACTATTTCGAGTATTACGGCACCCAGGCCAACAACTATATCCTCGCCCATATCAACAAAGGCGGCATTCACCACCTGATGAAGGAGGGAATCGTTACCTTGGCCGAAGCGCAGGTTTTTTATCGCGGCGAAACGGCCCAGCCCATCCATTACGCGTTTATCCGTGGCGCGGCCAAACAATACGGCGTGCTTACCTCAATGGGCCATTCGGCCACGACGGGCACTAGTTATGTAAAAGACGAGGCGCCTTTCAGCTTTTTCCGCAGGCTTATCTACCTGAATTACCTTTATAACGGCGTAGACCAAACGCAGGAATTCGCTACGCAACAGCGAAATTGGAAAGAGACGGACGCGTTGGTTCCGCGCGGGCAGATGGTCAAGGACATGGCCAATTACATTAAGGAAAATCCGAACCCGGGCACAATGGTGACTCCCGTAGCACTGTTTATGGATTTCAATAACGGATATTTCGGTCCGGAAAAGAAAAGCCAGGAATTCCAATCTTGGGTAAACCTCCCCTACTCGCAAGGCGATTTCCTTACGGACAATATCTTCAGCATGCTCTACCCGGGCTTCGAAAGAGTCGGCGTTTACAAAAATTTCCGATACGACCTGACCGAAACCCCTTACGGCGAAATGTCTGACGTTATTCTTTCCGACGTTCGTCCAGAAATCCTCGACCGTTATCATTTGGCCGTGGTTACCAGCGAAATCGAGAAGGATTTCGGATATGTTAAAAAGAAACTCACCGATTTCGCATCGAAAGGCGGTGAGGTGGTAATCACAGCAGGAAACGCAAAAAAACTGTGGCCGGAATGGCGCATCGGAAGCACCGAAAACGTGCCGGCAAACGCCCAAATCGACGTTCTCGAAGGAGAAAGCATTACCGAACCCAGAGCCTTCGAGCTTTATTCGATTCCGGCTATTCCCCAAGGCGCCGAAACGGCGATGAGCTGGCAAAACAAGCCCGTGTGCTTCGAATTGCCCATAGGCGAAGGGTTTATTACGGTATTGATGTCGCCTTACGGCCTTAACAAAGACGAGCTCGGTTTTTCGTGGGACGTAAACCCCGACGAGCGCAACCCGCTTCCGTTGCAGCGCCCATATCGCCTGCTGGAACACGCCAAAACCGTTTATGACGCCAAGCTCAAAAAATCCATGCCGTTCAGCGTTGGCGAAGGCCTCCACCATGTTGTCAACGCTATTTCCGAAACGGAATATCACGTGACTGTTTTCAATAATACGCTTGAGGGAAAACCGTTCGAAATCAAATCCAATATCGGGGAAATCACTTCCGTGGAAGAAGTGAACATGGGCGAGCGCGACATTATGCACGAAACGGAGTACTACCCAGCCACCGCCTCCACGTATAATATCGGCACTTCGGACAGCGAAAACATCCAAGGCCACGACGTCCGTATGTTTAAGGTAACCGTCGCTCCCGGCCAGACTTCCATTCCTTCCGAAATCGTATTGGAAGACAAAGGATCGAACCGCTTTTTGGCCATGGCCGATTTCCATTCTTTACGAAGCAAGAACAAACAGTGGCCAGCTTTCGGCAACGAATTCGAAGGCGCAAAATTCTCCGGAACCCAGATGTTGGCCACCAGCCCGGAAGCCGTATCCAAAGACGCAGCTTATTTCAATACCAGAAAATTCAGCTTCGTTTTTGACCTGAGAGACCTTACCGCCGAACAGATTCCCGGCGTATTATCAAAAATAAACGTATTGGATAGCGCCCACGTATTGATGACCGAAGCGCCACAAAACGTAAACGAGCTTTTGACCAACGAAAAGATCAAAACCTATACGGGCCAAGCCGTTTCCACTTTCGTTTTCGTCAAAAAACGCTCGGATATTCCGCAAGATACCGAAGGCAAGAAAATAGTACTCAACCAAGTTTACGAAACTTGGGACGATGCCTACGCAAATTCGCAAAAGGTTAATGGCGAAGGCACTGGCGAAATCACCGACGGAATCACGACTCAGACTCTCGATATCGAAGGGCACACTATCGCCAAAAACGCCAATCGTTACCTTTCGCTCCGCAAACAGCCCGATCTTAAGACCGGCGTGGCCTCGGCCCCTTCGTTTTTCGAATACTTCGGAGGAGTAATGGTGGAGGCCGAATACCTCCACGGTATTTCCGATGAAAAAGCCTTGGCCGACAAAGCTTGGGCTGATTCTAAAGGAATCGGAATGGTAGTGGATTTCACCCGCGACGTGGATGGCTTTAGCAAAATCGTATTCGAAAAAGCTTGGCAGAAGATCTACGAAAAAGGAATGGCCTACGCCGAAACCGTAATGGACCGTATGCAAGCCACTGGGCTTACGAAAGCCGTAATCACTATGCGTGCGCTGGGCAAGGTCGGGCTGGAAGAAGGCTTTACGGAAATAGCGCAAATGGCCAAAGACCGGAACATCACGCTTTATATCCGCAATGGACAGGAAATCAACGGCGCATCGCTCCGCAATAAGGTCCAGCAACTGGTCGATGCCAGCCTTACGAACTTGGAGGTAGCCCCTTCTGTGGAAACGGCCGACGGCGACTCCAATTTCGATAACGCAAAAATGATTTTCCTTTGCAAAACCAAAAACAGCATCTTCTACCCTCTCAGTCATTTGGATAATCCGATAAACATCGCTCCATACGAAAACAGCGGGGCAATGCTTATTCTGGACGCCGAATATATCAACGAAAAGGAATTCTTCGAAGACCTGACGGAACTTGACTGGAATAACGGCCCCGTAATTCGCCTCGAAGAAAACGGCGACTTGTTTACACTCCACTGCGACGCCACCGACGAGGAATCATACGCTTGGACAAAGAACGGCGAGAAAATAACAAGCGAGACAAGCCCAAGCCTAAGTGGCAACAAACGCAATGATTTCGGAACCTACGCCTGCGAGGTGGTTTCGAATGGAAAAACATTGGTTTCCAACGAAATCATAATCGAAAAACCCACTCCTTTTATCGATAATCTGAGCGTTTCGAAAATTTCGGAAGACGGCTTTATTACGGTAAGCAATATGACTGTAGATTACGATTATATTATCCGTGACGGAAACAATAACGAAACGCTGAGCGGAACGATAAACGCCCAAAGCAATAAAATAGACGTGAATACACTGGATCCGGGTAATTATAGCCTAATCTTGACGAATAGCCAAGACGGAGTTTATGAGCACGCTTTCTCTATCGCCGAGCCTACTCCCGTTGTAGATAATATCGAATTATCGGAAATTAAATCAGGCGGTTTTGTTGTAGTATTCAATATGAGTGGCCCTTACGATTATACGCTTTCGGATAGCGAAGAAAATATAGTTCAGTCAGGAACACTCGACCCTGAAAACCGCAGAATATACGTAGACGAACTCGATCCCGGCACTTACGCTTTGTCTATGACCAACGAATCGGGAGGCTCATTTTCAACCGCGATTACCATTCCCGATCCGACTGTTTTGCCAGTTCCGGACCCAGACCAGATTACTGACGTGTTGAGGGTAACGCCAAACCCGTCGGACAAAGGATATGTTGCGGTTATCGGGATGACCTCGGAATACCAATGGGTTGTTTACGACTTAAACGGTGTGGCTCGACTGCAAGGAACCACTTCGAATTCTAATCGCAGAATATATGTCAACACTATTCCGGCCGGAACTTATATTTTGCAATTAACCCATAGCCAAGGCGGAACTTTCAGCCAACAAATCATTCTAACACATTAA